A section of the Ovis canadensis isolate MfBH-ARS-UI-01 breed Bighorn chromosome 1, ARS-UI_OviCan_v2, whole genome shotgun sequence genome encodes:
- the SAG gene encoding S-arrestin isoform X1 — protein MWKKPPGTVNTAANMQTNKPAPNHVIYKKISRDKSVTIYLGKRDYIDHVERVEPVDGVVLVDPELVKGKRVYVSLTCAFRYGQEDIDVIGLSFRRDLYFSQIQVFPPVGASGATTKLQESLIKKLGANTYPFLLTFPDYLPCSVMLQPAPQDVGKSCGVDFEIKAFATHSADVEEDKIPKKSSVRLLIRKVQHAPREMGPQPRAEASWQFFMSDKPLRLTVSLSKEIYYHGEPIPVTVAVTNSTEKTVKKIKVLVEQVANVVLYSSDYYIKPVAAEETQERVPPNSSLTKTLTLVPLLANNRERRGIALDGKIKHEDTNLASSTIIKEGIDKTVMGILVSYQIKVKLTVSGLLGELTSSEVATEVPFRLMHPQPEDPDSAMESFQDENFVFEEFARQNLKDAGEYKEEKTDQEAAMDE, from the exons GTGACCATCTACCTGGGGAAGAGAGACTACATAGACCACGTTGAACGAGTAGAGCCTGTGG ATGGAGTCGTGCTGGTGGATCCTGAGCTCGTGAAGGGCAAGAGAG TGTACGTGTCTCTGACGTGTGCCTTCCGCTACGGCCAGGAAGACATCGACGTGATCGGCCTGAGCTTCCGCAGGGACCTCTACTTCTCCCAGATCCAAGTGTTCCCTCCCGTGGGGGCCTCTGGCGCCACCACGAAGCTGCAGGAAAGCCTGATCAAGAAGCTGGGGGCCAACACCTACCCCTTCCTGCTCACG TTCCCTGACTACTTGCCCTGTTCGGTGATGTTGCAGCCAGCTCCGCAAGACGTGGGCAAG AGCTGTGGGGTCGACTTCGAGATCAAAGCATTCGCCACGCACAGCGCAGATGTGGAAGAGGACAAAATTCCCAAGAA GAGCTCCGTGCGTTTGCTGATCCGGAAGGTACAGCACGCACCACGTGAGATGGGTCCCCAGCCCCGAGCCGAGGCCTCCTGGCAGTTCTTCATGTCGGACAAGCCCCTGCGCCTCACCGTCTCACTCAGCAAAGAG ATCTATTACCACGGGGAACCCATTCCTGTGACCGTGGCCGTGACCAACAGCACAGAGAAGACAGTGAAGAAGATTAAAGTCCTAG TGGAGCAAGTGGCCAACGTGGTTCTCTACTCGAGCGATTATTACATCAAGCCGGTGGCTGCGGAGGAAACACA GGAAAGAGTGCCACCAAACAGCTCGCTGACCAAGACGCTGACGCTGGTGCCCTTGCTGGCCAACAACCGTGAGAGAAGGGGCATCGCCCTGGACGGGAAGATCAAGCATGAGGACACGAACCTGGCCTCCAGCACCAT CATAAAGGAGGGAATAGACAAGACCGTCATGGGGATCCTGGTGTCTTACCAGATCAAGGTGAAGCTCACGGTGTCAGG CCTTCTGGGAGAGCTCACTTCCAG TGAAGTGGCCACTGAGGTGCCGTTCCGCCTCATGCATCCTCAGCCAGAGGACCCAG ATAGCGCCATGGAAAG ttttcaggatgaaaattttgtttttgaggAGTTTGCTCGCCAAAATCTGAAAGATGCAGGAGAATATAAGGAAGAGAAGACAGACCAGGAGGCGGCTATGGATGAGTGA
- the SAG gene encoding S-arrestin isoform X2 codes for MWKKPPGTVNTAANMQTNKPAPNHVIYKKISRDKSVTIYLGKRDYIDHVERVEPVDGVVLVDPELVKGKRVYVSLTCAFRYGQEDIDVIGLSFRRDLYFSQIQVFPPVGASGATTKLQESLIKKLGANTYPFLLTFPDYLPCSVMLQPAPQDVGKSCGVDFEIKAFATHSADVEEDKIPKKSSVRLLIRKVQHAPREMGPQPRAEASWQFFMSDKPLRLTVSLSKEIYYHGEPIPVTVAVTNSTEKTVKKIKVLVEQVANVVLYSSDYYIKPVAAEETQERVPPNSSLTKTLTLVPLLANNRERRGIALDGKIKHEDTNLASSTIIKEGIDKTVMGILVSYQIKVKLTVSGFQDENFVFEEFARQNLKDAGEYKEEKTDQEAAMDE; via the exons GTGACCATCTACCTGGGGAAGAGAGACTACATAGACCACGTTGAACGAGTAGAGCCTGTGG ATGGAGTCGTGCTGGTGGATCCTGAGCTCGTGAAGGGCAAGAGAG TGTACGTGTCTCTGACGTGTGCCTTCCGCTACGGCCAGGAAGACATCGACGTGATCGGCCTGAGCTTCCGCAGGGACCTCTACTTCTCCCAGATCCAAGTGTTCCCTCCCGTGGGGGCCTCTGGCGCCACCACGAAGCTGCAGGAAAGCCTGATCAAGAAGCTGGGGGCCAACACCTACCCCTTCCTGCTCACG TTCCCTGACTACTTGCCCTGTTCGGTGATGTTGCAGCCAGCTCCGCAAGACGTGGGCAAG AGCTGTGGGGTCGACTTCGAGATCAAAGCATTCGCCACGCACAGCGCAGATGTGGAAGAGGACAAAATTCCCAAGAA GAGCTCCGTGCGTTTGCTGATCCGGAAGGTACAGCACGCACCACGTGAGATGGGTCCCCAGCCCCGAGCCGAGGCCTCCTGGCAGTTCTTCATGTCGGACAAGCCCCTGCGCCTCACCGTCTCACTCAGCAAAGAG ATCTATTACCACGGGGAACCCATTCCTGTGACCGTGGCCGTGACCAACAGCACAGAGAAGACAGTGAAGAAGATTAAAGTCCTAG TGGAGCAAGTGGCCAACGTGGTTCTCTACTCGAGCGATTATTACATCAAGCCGGTGGCTGCGGAGGAAACACA GGAAAGAGTGCCACCAAACAGCTCGCTGACCAAGACGCTGACGCTGGTGCCCTTGCTGGCCAACAACCGTGAGAGAAGGGGCATCGCCCTGGACGGGAAGATCAAGCATGAGGACACGAACCTGGCCTCCAGCACCAT CATAAAGGAGGGAATAGACAAGACCGTCATGGGGATCCTGGTGTCTTACCAGATCAAGGTGAAGCTCACGGTGTCAGG ttttcaggatgaaaattttgtttttgaggAGTTTGCTCGCCAAAATCTGAAAGATGCAGGAGAATATAAGGAAGAGAAGACAGACCAGGAGGCGGCTATGGATGAGTGA
- the SAG gene encoding S-arrestin isoform X3, with protein sequence MWKKPPGTVNTAANMQTNKPAPNHVIYKKISRDKSVTIYLGKRDYIDHVERVEPVDGVVLVDPELVKGKRVYVSLTCAFRYGQEDIDVIGLSFRRDLYFSQIQVFPPVGASGATTKLQESLIKKLGANTYPFLLTFPDYLPCSVMLQPAPQDVGKSCGVDFEIKAFATHSADVEEDKIPKKSSVRLLIRKVQHAPREMGPQPRAEASWQFFMSDKPLRLTVSLSKEIYYHGEPIPVTVAVTNSTEKTVKKIKVLVEQVANVVLYSSDYYIKPVAAEETQERVPPNSSLTKTLTLVPLLANNRERRGIALDGKIKHEDTNLASSTIIKEGIDKTVMGILVSYQIKVKLTVSGEVATEVPFRLMHPQPEDPDSAMESA encoded by the exons GTGACCATCTACCTGGGGAAGAGAGACTACATAGACCACGTTGAACGAGTAGAGCCTGTGG ATGGAGTCGTGCTGGTGGATCCTGAGCTCGTGAAGGGCAAGAGAG TGTACGTGTCTCTGACGTGTGCCTTCCGCTACGGCCAGGAAGACATCGACGTGATCGGCCTGAGCTTCCGCAGGGACCTCTACTTCTCCCAGATCCAAGTGTTCCCTCCCGTGGGGGCCTCTGGCGCCACCACGAAGCTGCAGGAAAGCCTGATCAAGAAGCTGGGGGCCAACACCTACCCCTTCCTGCTCACG TTCCCTGACTACTTGCCCTGTTCGGTGATGTTGCAGCCAGCTCCGCAAGACGTGGGCAAG AGCTGTGGGGTCGACTTCGAGATCAAAGCATTCGCCACGCACAGCGCAGATGTGGAAGAGGACAAAATTCCCAAGAA GAGCTCCGTGCGTTTGCTGATCCGGAAGGTACAGCACGCACCACGTGAGATGGGTCCCCAGCCCCGAGCCGAGGCCTCCTGGCAGTTCTTCATGTCGGACAAGCCCCTGCGCCTCACCGTCTCACTCAGCAAAGAG ATCTATTACCACGGGGAACCCATTCCTGTGACCGTGGCCGTGACCAACAGCACAGAGAAGACAGTGAAGAAGATTAAAGTCCTAG TGGAGCAAGTGGCCAACGTGGTTCTCTACTCGAGCGATTATTACATCAAGCCGGTGGCTGCGGAGGAAACACA GGAAAGAGTGCCACCAAACAGCTCGCTGACCAAGACGCTGACGCTGGTGCCCTTGCTGGCCAACAACCGTGAGAGAAGGGGCATCGCCCTGGACGGGAAGATCAAGCATGAGGACACGAACCTGGCCTCCAGCACCAT CATAAAGGAGGGAATAGACAAGACCGTCATGGGGATCCTGGTGTCTTACCAGATCAAGGTGAAGCTCACGGTGTCAGG TGAAGTGGCCACTGAGGTGCCGTTCCGCCTCATGCATCCTCAGCCAGAGGACCCAG ATAGCGCCATGGAAAG TGCCTGA